Within Ipomoea triloba cultivar NCNSP0323 chromosome 9, ASM357664v1, the genomic segment TATGGATATCAAAGGTATGCTACTcggaagggaaaaaaaaaacattataaccGCACAACTTACCCCAACCAATACGTGGTCAGAGAAGACGTCAATTGCAGCAAGGATGCCCCTGGAACAGATGGAAAGAAAATGCAACTGTTAGCCAATGAAGTTTCAAGAACAAAAACCAATTTTATAGCAGTTCAGACAATAAAATTTTTCCTGTACACCTCCCTTCTAAAAGGAGAGCTTGCATCTATATACTGAAACTAAAGTTGTGTGACTTGTGTCATACGGGTGGTTGTATCAACTAACCAGTAACAATCCTATCTCACAATCAATTCTAAGAGGACAAGTTGCTCATATTTATTATCCCCATAGATGTCATAATTAGTTAAGCCTACACCATTCATAAAACATTACTTCCAGTATTGCAAAGTCAATTTAGAAAGCATAAACAAACTTACGTCAATGATTTTCCATGAAAGACAATCGGAGGAGCTATAGCAGCAAATATGCAAAATCCAATATGGAGCTGCAACAGAAAATTTAAGAACTTATGTAACAACCATATGTAAAGTTAAAAATAAGTTTATTGCTTGTCAGCAACGCATACCAAGTAGAACAGGAAAAACCAACCAAATTTGAGTGCACTGTTGGTCCTGGAAATTGAGACAAGTAGCAAAACAGTCATTTTCATAACAATAAGTAGAACCTATTTGGGATACGAGGGACTGCAGATTTTAGGATTGATGGTAAGACAATGCTGGATACCTCATTGCATTATAAAGGGGCCTGTACCACAAAACATAGGATAGGGGACACCCCATTAATGCATATATTATAGCAAGTAGGAAGATCTTGACACCTGTAGAAGTCGCGATGTCAGTAATTTACTGAAGTCATTTCAACCTGTTTCCCACAAAAACGAATGCcccaacccaaaaaaaaatgtcataagAAATGTGGGAATGAAGAAAAAACCTCACCTTCACCCTTTATCCAACAAACAGTCACTGCGACAATATTATATACAAGGCAAAGAACAATACCTGCACAGACATTTATTGGAAATTTAAAATGAACACATTTCCTTTGGAGTGGGAGAAGACTGTgtaacacacacaaaaaaaaaaaaaaaaaaaaaaaaaaaaaaaaaaaaaaaaaaaaaaaaaaaaaaaaaaaaaaaaaaaaaaaaaaaaaaaaaaaaaaaaaaaaaaaaaNAACCAGTAACAATCCTATCTCACAATCAATTCTAAGAGGACAAGTTGCTCATATTTATTATCCCCATAGATGTCATAATTAGTTAAGCCTACACCATTCATAAAACATTACTTCCAGTATTGCAAAGTCAATTTAGAAAGCATAAACAAACTTACGTCAATGATTTTCCATGAAAGACAATCGGAGGAGCTATAGCAGCAAATATGCAAAATCCAATATGGAGCTGCAACAGAAAATTTAAGAACTTATGTAACAACCATATGTAAAGTTAAAAATAAGTTTATTGCTTGTCAGCAACGCATACCAAGTAGAACAGGAAAAACCAACCAAATTTGAGTGCACTGTTGGTCCTGGAAATTGAGACAAGTAGCAAAACAGTCATTTTCATAACAATAAGTAGAACCTATTTGGGATACGAGGGACTGCAGATTTTAGGATTGATGGTAAGACAATGCTGGATACCTCATTGCATTATAAAGGGGCCTGTACCACAAAACATAGGATAGGGGACACCCCATTAATGCATATATTATAGCAAGTAGGAAGATCTTGACACCTGTAGAAGTCGCGATGTCAGTAATTTACTGAAGTCATTTCAACCTGTTTCCCACAAAAACGAATGCcccaacccaaaaaaaaatgtcataagAAATGTGGGAATGAAGAAAAAACCTCACCTTCACCCTTTATCCAACAAACAGTCACTGCGACAATATTATATACAAGGCAAAGAACAATACCTGCACAGACATTTATTGGAAATTTAAAATGAACACATTTCCTTTGGAGTGGGAGAAGACTGTgtaacacacacaaaaaaaaaaaaaaaaaaaaaaaaaaacaaacaaacaaacaacaaacaaacaaacaaaacaaacaaacctaACCAAAGATAAGCTCAAACGTGAACTTAATGTAAATTGATAGGTTAAGATTAATAAAGTGTGCAAAGCATATAATATGGTGTTTCACAAGATATAATGAGTAAAATAAGAATGCATATTTGGCTGTTTGAATCACTAAAGGGTGTTCAAGCACAAGAGAAACATGGACTTTATTCTTTACCCTCCCAATTCCAggcataattattttaattattttctcctcttcaataataattaataagtcaAACAATTTTCAACCGCATCCTTACAACCTCCAGTAggctattaaaattttttcttCTCTTGTCTTGATCCATTCTTTTTGGTTAAACCAAAGTCCTTGTTGAGAAAAGTGAAGTTATTGACAAGAGTGAAAAGTACTTGACTACTTGTTAGTTGCTTTAGCAATAATTAGTTTCACAGTTGGGAAACTTTTGAAAAGTATTTTTCACATAAGTTAAACTTGACTAAAGCCAGCaagaaattttatatacatttgaGGAAGGTTCATCCAAAGGCTTCCATATGGCACAACTGCACAAGCAGTGGTTCATTTGGTAGACCAAATCCCAAACATGACAACAAGAAGCCTAACTAATCACATTGAAGAGAAAAACAGTTCCCCATAGAGATACACACTGCTTATATTAGTACAGTAAGAAGAAAGCTGCATAATAGACTCTTCTgggaattatttattaaaaaaaatccaactgAGGTGAGAATTAAATATGGGAAGTAAGGTTTTGGGCAAAAGGCTATTCTCAAACTGGTAAAATgctacaaacaaaaacaaaacaaacaaggAAAAGCGAACATACCTAACCAACTGGCAAAAGCCAAGTACTGCATTTTCTGAGATTCAACTGGTATTTCATTGACTATATCATGGTGTATAATTGGGAAAAAAGGAGGCCAGTTCTTATCACTGACAGGGACACCAGCTAAAATGAAGCAACAGAACAAATCAATCCAGAGAAGAAAAATGGTCTGTAGAATCATTACTAATATTGTGTATCACATAGCTTACCTCCAGCAACAGCATCTTCTCGGCGCTTGATGTCCTGCAAAATTAGAAGCTACTTGTAACCTTGCATAATATCACTCCAAACTCAATCAAGCAGTACTTAAAAAATCTAAACAGATCATCGAGAACGGATACCAAAAACCATATTTGATTTTACTTTTGAGTaagtaatatttaaaaaataaaaaataaaacctgTATAACAGTCTTTCATAATCCTTTTGATCACTAGGAAACTGATATTGATTCTCAAtaaatataacatgtaataGATCTCATAATATGAGCATTCAAACACAACTTTGGAACTGACCCTTTCCCTCCTTTTTAAATCTGCTTCCCAAGCTGCCAGTTCCTTCTGTTTTTTCTTGGGGTCCTAATACACAATTATACGACATCAGACTCAATTGGTATATCAATAGTGGcatcatttgttaaaaaaaaaaaaactctgctgtattattaattacattacaTTCATTGAATCAAGTGGTATATCAACAGTGGCATCATGTTTCTGACCAAAACCAAGAGTATTAGCAACCATTTGAGGAATGCGTGATTTTGATCCTGGAGCATTACCACCATTCTGCAAATGAAAGACATAGAAGATAAGGATATCTTGCATTCAGAAATTATGGTGCAAGTCACCAAGAAAAAAATCCTCCCAAGTCAAACACAAGCAATGATAAGATGATTAAGATCCATATGGCAGATTTCCATTaccacaaaataaaaataaaaaaattaaataaaaacttgaTGACCAATTATAATGATCTTAAACATTTCACCCATTTCAATATTTAGTGAAGCAGTTTTCAATCAAGTATATGACCTATCCAAATGCTCTACCGCATTCATAAAATTTGTAGGTCAATGATAATTATTCTTGGCATTTGAACTACAAGGATTTAAGTGAAGCCTCTGTCCCCCTAAAGGCATGGGATGATGGGAAGAGAGAAACTATAATCTTATTcctttataaaataaaaaaatctcttAAAGTATATATGTTCCACCCTTCACTTAAGATAGGTTAAGAATGTAACATATCTTGTTGACTTGTTCAATCCACTGGCCACATTACCAACATCTAACAGCATGTAACAACACTGAAGGTTCCTGCCTTGCTTTACTTCACAGTTCAATTATATGTTctaacttcattttttttcttagcaattctttattgtttcaattttaatttcaatacttttttttttttcgggtaCATGTGACTATGTGAGGGGAGGGTTGAACACCTCCTACCATGCTTAGAGTCACAAACAATAACGTTTTGTAAACAGAGATCGACGCAAAACAATGCCATCCACAGCAAGGCACCATTCAGATCACAACGTCTTCACataaattttcagaaaattcaCATTTCTTTAGCTTTCATTTTATAAAATCCAACACGGACTTCACACCATATTAGCTATAGACAAAAAGCGCCCTTAAACTTTACTTTTAATTCAGAAATGCACTAAAACATACTTCTAAGATCTAGATCACAAAACCGACGCCCTGTTCCCCGAAACACCAGTGCAACTCCGCAAGATACCACAATCCGCGAACAAATCGCACGCAAATtaaacaggaaaaggaaaaaagctAAGAATCCGCAGtgaaagaggaagaagaggttAGTCGGTTACCGAAAATGGATTGACTTCTTGCTCTTCCTCATCGAATGGGTTGGGATCGTTTCGCCGATTCATGATGTGATTAAAACCTTCAAATTCTCCCAAAAAATCCTCAGAAAAACTCTCCGGAGAGAGTACGTGTCCAGTGAAGCACTCCCCGCTTTCCGCTACGGCACTTTCCTTAATCTGTCGACTGTGTGCTTGTGTACAAAGCAGCGGGATATCTGATTTttagaactaaaaataaaaataaagtttctcaaaaaaaaaataataaaaataaagcgtTTTTTGCATTTTGGTACTCGAAATTCTATTAAATTATAGCGGGGTTTTACAATGTAGGCGGGACTACGGAAAGGAAGCTCGTTATTGGTTAGACTTCTTAATGGTTGGCTCTTCGACTCTTCGTGTATGATGTGGCTGGTGGTCACTGGTCCAAAAGTGCTAGAATAGGTGTCATGTGCACGTGGTAGATTATTGCCGCTGCGTAACGGTTAAGGTCTCATACTCTCATGGAGACAGGATTTAAACTTCTAAACAAATCGCTGAAAGTTTGGCCTTTGCAAGATGATGTGAAAGTTtatgtgatttgatttttttatttttctttgacaaaattttaatttatgtccctttataatatgttaattattaatgtcatccctgaattattagtggtgtaaatattgtcccttaattttaaaaagcagtacatatattgtc encodes:
- the LOC116030961 gene encoding secretory carrier-associated membrane protein 4-like, with the translated sequence MNRRNDPNPFDEEEQEVNPFSNGGNAPGSKSRIPQMVANTLGFGQKHDATVDIPLDSMNDPKKKQKELAAWEADLKRRERDIKRREDAVAGAGVPVSDKNWPPFFPIIHHDIVNEIPVESQKMQYLAFASWLGIVLCLVYNIVAVTVCWIKGEGVKIFLLAIIYALMGCPLSYVLWYRPLYNAMRTNSALKFGWFFLFYLLHIGFCIFAAIAPPIVFHGKSLTGILAAIDVFSDHVLVGIFYLVGFGLFCLEALLSLWVLQKVYIYFRGHNHG